The following coding sequences are from one Pyxidicoccus trucidator window:
- a CDS encoding ARPP-1 family domain-containing protein translates to MQSRISAVTALVALLTAPLALAQPKSPPPEAELDLGDYEAGQPVLAYNLAVVPLHTRKAPPYDDYTVIEEAQEAKKVSIRELDSDGTVGALRVHNQDARPLYLVGGELLLGGKQDRMVRGDVVVDPGERQRVQVFCVEQGRWNGGNLAFQPGLAVAHPDLRRAALFSEQGAVWGEVERKSQVSGVSSPTGTYRRVFQDAALRQRIGGYLDELQGKLPKGERLAGLAVAINGELEVVDVFDSPKLYAKLERKLLASYVLAALEKQPGRAEEEQGRAKARSLKKEHIDHFVGGGATKDGGEKKMFRAKGKAVHGTFFGAKKGPATTLPSTRVRAPEQEQQRR, encoded by the coding sequence ATGCAGTCTCGAATCTCCGCCGTCACGGCCCTCGTGGCCCTGCTCACCGCGCCGCTGGCCCTCGCCCAGCCGAAGTCCCCGCCACCGGAAGCGGAGCTGGACCTGGGCGACTACGAAGCGGGCCAGCCGGTGCTGGCCTACAACCTGGCGGTGGTGCCGCTGCACACGCGCAAGGCCCCGCCCTACGACGACTACACGGTGATTGAGGAGGCGCAGGAGGCGAAGAAGGTCTCCATCCGCGAGCTGGACAGCGACGGCACGGTGGGGGCGCTGCGGGTGCACAACCAGGACGCGCGGCCGCTGTACCTCGTGGGTGGCGAGCTGCTGCTGGGCGGCAAACAGGACCGGATGGTGCGCGGCGACGTGGTGGTGGACCCGGGGGAGCGCCAGCGGGTGCAGGTGTTCTGCGTGGAGCAGGGGCGGTGGAACGGAGGGAACCTGGCCTTCCAGCCGGGGCTGGCGGTGGCGCATCCAGACCTGCGTCGCGCGGCGCTGTTCTCCGAGCAGGGGGCCGTCTGGGGCGAGGTGGAGCGCAAGTCGCAGGTGTCGGGCGTCTCCAGTCCGACGGGCACGTACCGGCGCGTGTTCCAGGACGCGGCGCTGCGCCAGCGCATTGGCGGCTATCTGGACGAGCTCCAGGGGAAGCTGCCGAAGGGCGAGCGGCTGGCCGGACTGGCGGTGGCCATCAACGGCGAGCTGGAGGTGGTGGACGTCTTCGACAGTCCGAAGCTGTACGCGAAGCTGGAGCGCAAGCTGCTGGCCTCCTACGTGCTGGCCGCGCTGGAGAAGCAGCCCGGCCGCGCGGAGGAGGAGCAGGGCCGCGCCAAGGCCCGCTCCTTGAAGAAGGAGCACATCGACCACTTCGTGGGCGGCGGCGCGACGAAGGACGGCGGGGAGAAGAAGATGTTCCGCGCCAAGGGCAAGGCCGTGCACGGCACCTTCTTCGGAGCGAAGAAGGGCCCGGCCACCACCCTCCCCTCCACGCGCGTGCGGGCACCGGAGCAGGAGCAGCAGCGGCGCTGA
- a CDS encoding ABC transporter permease, translating to MRDFVQELRHALRMLAKHPGFTAVALLTLALGISANTAIFSVVNAVLFAPLPYAEPDRLVMVWGLSPNQSRQTVAPANFLDWRAQSDSFEGLAAFSHVSFSLAGDGTPELVRGASVSANFFQVLGTPAALGATFQPASGSGSAWQTVVLSHGLWRRRFGGDPGVLGRTVRLNDVSYEVVGIMPERFEWPTIAPSHASASEPPQLWVPAIHRDIPQLGPDTAQDTSAWRDGNYLRVVGRLKPGVTAEGATRAMETIAGRLALEYPETNAKSGIRLVPLREQLVGNVQAVLWVLLAAVGLVLVIACANVANLFLARASARRQELTVRLALGASRWQLMRQLLTESVVLALAAGALGLLLALWGMDALLTLVPPELPRLGAVGMDGRVLAFTLLTSLGTGVFFGLVPALKASTPDLNGVLRQGGGGRFSGGHRSRSALVVGEVALAVVLLISAGLLLRSLWRMQSVELGFRSEGMLTWRVSLPATQYPDDARQSALFQQLLERVEALPGVKSAGAISDLPLGGNDIWRVLEREGEPPATPGDERSVGFQVVTPGYFRTLGIPLRQGRDVTPTDRAGTQRVVLVNETLARGVWPGEAPLGQRIRLGSEPDAPWLTVIGVVGDVRQGGALQETRPEVYVPALQETFHFIQFAARADGDPTRLVAGVREAVAALDSNLPISQVRTMEEAVASVMARPRFLSTLVALFAAVALLLAGVGLSGVIAYTARQRTQELGIRMALGARPGDVLRLVLGSGMRLALAGVGLGLVGAWAATRAMASQLYGVSATDPLTFGSLALAVVVVTLLATWLPARRATRVDPLVAMRGE from the coding sequence ATGCGGGATTTCGTCCAGGAGCTTCGCCACGCGCTGCGGATGCTCGCGAAGCACCCTGGCTTCACCGCCGTGGCCCTGCTCACGCTGGCGCTGGGCATCTCCGCCAACACCGCCATCTTCAGCGTCGTGAATGCGGTGCTCTTCGCGCCACTGCCCTATGCCGAGCCGGACCGGCTGGTGATGGTGTGGGGCCTGAGCCCGAACCAGTCCCGGCAGACGGTGGCGCCCGCGAACTTCCTCGACTGGCGCGCGCAGAGCGACTCCTTCGAGGGGCTGGCCGCCTTCTCCCACGTGTCCTTCAGCCTCGCGGGGGACGGCACGCCGGAGCTCGTCCGGGGCGCCAGCGTGTCCGCCAACTTCTTCCAGGTGCTGGGCACTCCCGCGGCGCTCGGGGCCACCTTCCAGCCCGCCTCGGGAAGTGGAAGCGCCTGGCAGACGGTGGTGCTCAGCCATGGCCTGTGGCGGCGGCGCTTCGGGGGAGACCCGGGCGTCCTCGGCCGCACGGTGCGCCTCAATGACGTGAGCTACGAAGTCGTCGGCATCATGCCGGAGCGCTTCGAGTGGCCGACCATCGCCCCCTCGCACGCCTCGGCTTCCGAGCCCCCGCAGCTGTGGGTGCCGGCGATTCACCGCGACATTCCCCAGCTGGGGCCGGACACCGCGCAGGACACGAGCGCGTGGCGCGACGGCAACTACCTTCGGGTGGTGGGGCGGCTGAAGCCGGGCGTGACGGCCGAGGGCGCGACGCGGGCCATGGAGACCATCGCCGGACGGCTGGCGCTTGAGTACCCGGAGACGAACGCGAAGTCCGGCATCCGCCTGGTGCCGCTGCGTGAGCAGCTGGTGGGCAACGTGCAGGCGGTGCTGTGGGTGCTGCTGGCGGCGGTGGGCCTGGTGCTGGTGATTGCCTGTGCCAACGTGGCCAACCTCTTCCTGGCGCGAGCGTCCGCGCGGCGGCAGGAGCTGACGGTGCGTCTCGCGCTGGGCGCCAGTCGCTGGCAGCTGATGCGGCAGCTCCTCACGGAGAGCGTGGTGCTGGCGCTGGCGGCGGGGGCGCTCGGGTTGTTGCTGGCGCTGTGGGGCATGGATGCGCTGCTGACGCTCGTGCCTCCGGAGCTGCCCCGGCTGGGCGCGGTCGGCATGGATGGTCGGGTGCTGGCCTTCACGCTGCTCACGTCGCTGGGCACGGGCGTCTTCTTCGGGCTCGTGCCGGCGCTGAAGGCGTCCACCCCGGACCTGAATGGAGTGCTCCGCCAGGGCGGAGGCGGCCGGTTCTCCGGCGGCCACCGCTCGCGCAGCGCGCTGGTGGTGGGGGAGGTGGCCCTGGCCGTGGTGCTGCTCATCAGCGCTGGGCTGCTGCTTCGCAGCCTGTGGCGCATGCAGTCGGTGGAGCTGGGCTTCCGCTCCGAGGGCATGCTCACCTGGCGCGTGTCGCTGCCGGCGACGCAGTACCCGGACGACGCCCGGCAGTCGGCCCTCTTCCAGCAGCTGCTGGAGCGGGTGGAGGCGCTGCCCGGCGTGAAGAGCGCGGGCGCGATTTCCGACCTGCCCCTGGGCGGCAACGACATCTGGCGGGTGCTGGAGCGCGAGGGAGAGCCGCCGGCCACGCCCGGCGATGAGCGCTCGGTGGGCTTCCAGGTCGTCACGCCCGGCTACTTCCGCACCCTGGGAATCCCACTGCGCCAGGGCCGCGACGTCACTCCGACGGACCGGGCGGGCACGCAGCGCGTCGTCCTGGTCAACGAGACGCTCGCGCGCGGCGTCTGGCCCGGCGAGGCGCCGTTGGGACAGCGCATCCGCCTGGGCTCGGAGCCGGACGCGCCGTGGCTCACCGTCATCGGCGTGGTGGGTGACGTGCGGCAGGGCGGCGCGCTCCAGGAGACGCGGCCCGAGGTCTACGTGCCGGCGCTCCAGGAGACGTTCCACTTCATCCAGTTCGCCGCCCGCGCAGACGGGGACCCGACGCGGCTGGTGGCGGGCGTGCGCGAGGCGGTGGCCGCGCTGGACTCGAACCTGCCCATCTCCCAGGTGCGGACGATGGAGGAGGCCGTGGCCTCCGTCATGGCGCGGCCCCGCTTCCTTTCCACGCTGGTGGCGCTGTTCGCCGCCGTGGCGCTGCTGCTGGCCGGCGTGGGCCTGTCCGGCGTCATCGCCTACACGGCCCGGCAGCGGACGCAGGAGCTTGGCATCCGCATGGCCCTGGGCGCGCGGCCCGGAGACGTGCTGCGGCTGGTGCTGGGCAGCGGCATGCGGCTGGCGCTGGCCGGTGTGGGGCTGGGGCTGGTGGGCGCGTGGGCGGCCACACGGGCCATGGCGAGCCAGTTGTACGGCGTGAGCGCCACGGACCCGCTCACCTTCGGCAGCCTCGCGCTGGCGGTGGTGGTGGTGACGCTGCTGGCCACCTGGCTGCCCGCGCGCCGGGCCACGCGGGTGGACCCGCTGGTGGCGATGCGCGGCGAGTAG
- a CDS encoding phosphodiester glycosidase family protein translates to MSRLIPLLLCLSLPALAAPWETLAPGVELAEFDAHLKSSLGDSRVTVVRVDVARRPVRLLSAAVEGHAPEPTAERWAALHGLIAVTNAGMFHPGGGPVGLARTEGRELNATRRKDYRVFLVLHPTKKGLAPVQLLDAGCDDVEALLPSYGTVLQSIRMVDCKGRNTWQPQPRQWSTAALGIDAQGRLLLLHARSPYRTHDFIQVVQRLPLGLKRMMYLEGGPEASLHVAAPGRTVRRVGSYETDFNENDDNTRYWALPNVLGVVAPVKEGPSP, encoded by the coding sequence ATGAGCCGACTCATCCCCCTGCTTCTCTGCCTGTCCCTACCCGCCCTCGCCGCTCCCTGGGAGACGCTCGCCCCAGGGGTGGAACTCGCGGAGTTCGACGCGCACCTGAAGTCGTCCCTGGGCGACTCGCGCGTCACCGTGGTGCGGGTGGACGTGGCGCGCCGGCCGGTGCGGCTGCTCAGCGCGGCGGTGGAGGGCCACGCCCCGGAGCCCACGGCGGAGCGCTGGGCGGCCCTGCACGGCCTCATCGCCGTCACCAACGCGGGCATGTTCCACCCGGGCGGAGGCCCCGTGGGCCTGGCCCGCACGGAAGGCCGCGAGCTCAACGCCACCCGTCGCAAGGACTACCGCGTCTTCCTGGTGCTGCACCCCACGAAGAAGGGCCTGGCCCCGGTGCAGCTCCTCGACGCGGGCTGCGACGACGTGGAGGCCCTGCTGCCGAGCTACGGCACGGTGCTCCAGTCCATCCGCATGGTGGACTGCAAGGGGCGCAACACGTGGCAGCCGCAGCCGCGCCAGTGGAGCACCGCCGCGCTCGGCATCGACGCGCAGGGCCGCCTGCTGCTCCTCCATGCCCGCTCGCCCTACCGCACCCACGACTTCATCCAGGTGGTGCAGCGGCTGCCGCTGGGGCTGAAGCGGATGATGTACCTGGAGGGCGGCCCGGAAGCCTCGCTCCACGTCGCCGCGCCGGGGCGCACGGTGCGCCGGGTGGGCAGCTACGAGACGGACTTCAACGAGAATGACGACAACACGCGCTACTGGGCCCTGCCCAACGTGCTCGGCGTGGTGGCCCCGGTGAAGGAAGGCCCGAGCCCCTGA